Proteins from a genomic interval of Pirellulales bacterium:
- a CDS encoding sigma-70 family RNA polymerase sigma factor, whose amino-acid sequence MQTSPQFTIAELDELVLAARDGCKVARASLLKLLSECLWADMHSRQTMRPPGPSHGLSDLVQDTLTAVAEKFSRFNRGTFAEFKQWSFLILHRRRKQWIRNYLHRNDAARREQIGWLLRDRLARHGESVSDVLQRRQEAHRAQSIFEGLDVNEQFVIRLRAVEDRRFVEIGRLTERSEDAARVAYRRAIRRLKELFEADDQN is encoded by the coding sequence GTGCAAACCTCGCCGCAATTTACGATCGCCGAGTTGGACGAACTTGTCCTGGCGGCGCGCGACGGCTGCAAAGTCGCAAGGGCCAGCCTGCTGAAGTTGCTTTCGGAGTGCCTGTGGGCCGACATGCACAGTCGACAGACGATGCGCCCGCCGGGGCCGTCACACGGCCTGTCCGACCTGGTCCAGGACACCCTGACCGCCGTTGCTGAGAAATTTTCGCGATTCAACCGCGGTACATTTGCGGAGTTTAAGCAGTGGTCGTTTCTGATCCTGCATCGGCGACGCAAACAGTGGATTCGCAATTATCTGCACCGCAATGACGCGGCCCGCCGCGAGCAAATCGGCTGGTTGCTGCGCGATCGATTGGCCCGGCATGGTGAATCGGTTAGTGACGTACTCCAAAGGAGACAAGAAGCCCACCGCGCACAATCGATATTCGAGGGACTCGACGTCAACGAGCAGTTCGTGATTCGGCTGCGCGCCGTCGAGGATCGCCGCTTTGTGGAAATCGGTCGTTTGACGGAACGGAGCGAGGACGCGGCGCGGGTCGCCTACCGTCGAGCAATACGCCGACTTAAGGAGTTGTTTGAAGCCGATGACCAGAATTGA
- the mobF gene encoding MobF family relaxase: protein MLRVIQSRSVNHARSYFSTADYYSEGRETVGRWRGEGARLLELDGTIEQSDWNALCDNRHPQTGDPLTVRNKDDRTIGYDFGFHVPKSVSLLYATTRDERIIDAFRDAMDGTMHDIEEEMATRVRRGGKNENRTTGNMVWGEYIHLTSRPVDGVPDPLLHGHCYVFNTTFDTEEQRWKAGQFRELKRDAPYFEAVFHSRFAHRLGEMGLPIERTAKGWELGGVDRDLVEKFSRRTQQIEKLAKEKGISDPELKAELGGKTREHKQKDLKFEELQQIWHDQMTENERAALHTLAERLGDDAEPTDPSASARAIDYATGHVFARKSVVPERHFLATALKHSVGQATVEEVERAADQSGIITGELRGRRMVTTREVLAEEQRITEFAREGRGTCNPFVRPFDDFHDEALTPEQKGAVKHVVESRDRLMILRGAAGVGKTRLMSEAARAIEESGTKVFAFAPSTDASRIVLRNDGFKDAETVATLLVNDKLQQQCSGQLIWIDEAGLMDSRTTAKVFDLADRIDARVLLSGDRYQHGSVARGDVLRMLETEAGITPAEVNQIQRQERREYRAAIQALSEHRIGEGYAAGGSHLRSHSFDDRVQAVTDLVSVGVGGGPLVGNYAVLADRRVGYVSVQKHATGRQG, encoded by the coding sequence ATGCTGAGGGTCATTCAGAGCAGAAGCGTCAACCACGCGAGAAGCTACTTCTCGACGGCAGATTATTATTCCGAGGGACGAGAGACGGTCGGCCGGTGGCGCGGCGAGGGCGCCCGCCTGCTGGAATTGGACGGCACCATTGAGCAATCCGACTGGAACGCGCTGTGCGACAACCGGCATCCGCAGACCGGCGACCCGCTAACGGTTCGCAATAAAGATGACCGCACGATCGGCTATGATTTCGGCTTCCATGTGCCGAAGTCCGTCTCGCTACTCTATGCGACGACGCGCGACGAACGGATCATCGACGCCTTCCGCGACGCGATGGATGGCACGATGCACGACATCGAAGAAGAAATGGCAACGCGCGTCCGCCGTGGGGGCAAGAACGAGAATCGGACCACGGGCAACATGGTTTGGGGCGAGTATATCCATCTCACCTCGCGGCCCGTGGACGGTGTCCCCGATCCGCTGCTGCACGGGCACTGCTACGTTTTCAACACGACGTTCGACACGGAAGAACAACGCTGGAAGGCGGGCCAGTTCCGCGAACTCAAGCGGGATGCACCTTATTTCGAGGCGGTGTTTCATTCACGGTTTGCGCACCGGCTGGGGGAGATGGGCCTGCCGATCGAGCGAACGGCCAAGGGCTGGGAGCTGGGGGGCGTCGACCGCGACCTCGTGGAAAAGTTCTCGCGGCGGACGCAGCAGATTGAAAAGCTGGCTAAGGAAAAAGGAATCAGCGATCCGGAGCTGAAGGCCGAACTCGGGGGCAAGACCCGCGAGCATAAGCAGAAGGACCTCAAGTTTGAGGAGCTGCAACAAATCTGGCACGACCAGATGACCGAAAATGAACGCGCCGCGCTCCACACACTGGCGGAAAGGCTCGGTGATGACGCTGAGCCGACCGACCCCAGCGCTTCAGCGCGGGCGATCGACTATGCGACCGGCCACGTATTCGCCAGAAAAAGCGTCGTACCTGAGCGACATTTCCTGGCCACGGCGCTCAAGCACTCGGTCGGCCAGGCGACGGTCGAGGAAGTCGAGCGCGCGGCTGATCAAAGCGGCATCATTACCGGCGAGCTGCGCGGCCGGCGGATGGTGACTACCCGCGAGGTGCTGGCCGAGGAACAGCGGATTACCGAGTTTGCCCGTGAAGGCAGGGGCACGTGTAACCCGTTCGTGCGTCCATTTGACGACTTTCACGACGAGGCGTTAACTCCCGAGCAGAAGGGGGCCGTAAAGCATGTCGTCGAATCCCGCGATCGGCTGATGATCCTGCGGGGCGCGGCGGGCGTCGGCAAGACGCGGCTCATGTCCGAGGCGGCTCGCGCCATCGAGGAGAGCGGAACAAAGGTCTTTGCCTTTGCCCCATCGACCGATGCGAGCCGCATTGTATTGCGAAACGATGGTTTCAAGGACGCCGAAACGGTGGCTACCTTGCTCGTGAATGACAAGCTGCAACAACAATGTTCCGGACAACTCATTTGGATCGACGAAGCGGGGCTCATGGATTCTCGAACAACGGCCAAGGTGTTCGACCTGGCCGATCGGATTGACGCCCGCGTCTTGCTCTCGGGCGATCGCTATCAACATGGCTCAGTCGCGCGTGGTGATGTGCTGCGGATGCTTGAGACCGAGGCGGGGATTACGCCGGCAGAGGTTAATCAGATCCAGCGGCAGGAGCGTCGCGAATATCGGGCGGCGATCCAGGCCCTGAGCGAGCACCGCATTGGAGAAGGCTACGCCGCTGGTGGAAGCCACTTGCGTAGTCACTCCTTTGACGACCGTGTACAAGCTGTCACCGATCTTGTGTCCGTTGGAGTCGGTGGTGGGCCACTCGTAGGCAACTATGCCGTTTTGGCTGATCGCCGGGTCGGCTACGTTTCCGTCCAAAAGCACGCTACTGGACGCCAGGGTTGA
- a CDS encoding sigma-70 family RNA polymerase sigma factor yields the protein MDSWITHALPGAVAYAASLLGNREKADDIVQECVCRLLLTAARYNLPRDGRRLLFRSITNACMNAISRERGEMSLDEVGRASTDGKWELQDAAAMVPPDLAIAEEMRKLVHLGLAALPVRQRSAIELWSFGYNTHEIADMLSLSGSNVRVIIHRARTAMAEFLRARGVQGTEGQE from the coding sequence TTGGATTCGTGGATCACGCACGCACTGCCGGGCGCGGTCGCCTACGCCGCCTCACTGCTGGGTAATCGCGAAAAGGCAGACGACATCGTGCAAGAGTGTGTTTGTCGTCTGTTACTGACTGCTGCGCGATACAACCTGCCGCGCGACGGACGTCGACTTTTGTTCCGATCGATCACCAATGCGTGTATGAATGCCATATCGCGCGAGCGTGGCGAAATGAGCCTTGATGAAGTCGGACGCGCCTCGACCGACGGCAAGTGGGAGTTGCAGGATGCAGCGGCCATGGTGCCTCCCGACCTCGCCATAGCGGAGGAAATGCGAAAACTCGTGCATCTCGGCCTGGCTGCGCTTCCCGTTCGGCAGCGATCAGCGATCGAACTATGGAGCTTCGGCTACAACACGCACGAGATTGCCGACATGCTGTCGCTTAGTGGAAGTAACGTGCGAGTGATAATCCATCGGGCACGTACAGCGATGGCCGAGTTTCTCCGCGCGCGAGGCGTGCAAGGCACCGAAGGTCAAGAATGA